From Fusarium musae strain F31 chromosome 8, whole genome shotgun sequence:
CATTCAAGGGCAACACTAGATAAAACCAACCCAATTGCTGTTAGAATGGTGCCCCCACGTTCGTACAGAAGAAATTGAGGTCTCACAGCCTCCGATTACACAGAACCTGGGACCGTTTTGGTGTTCCCTTCCACCTCAGGGCATTGCATCTCCGTATTTCGGGGCGGGTTTCCGCTGGTGGCGGCTCTAGTGAATCGCCACTAATTTCAACGGCTGCACGATGATGGAATTGGATGGATTGCTGTGAGCTAGGTTCCATATACCTTAGCTAGCTCtcaggtaaggtaccttagcttaGGCTCGACCTCATCGTTTCTAGGCCAGGCCCTTTTTAGCTGATGATATCCACAAAGCATAACACCTCAAGGTTTTCTTACAGCTTCTCAACGTCTTCAATTCTCGTATCATCAAAATTTCAGGGATGAACTCGGAACGGGCTTCTGCATACAGCCCGAACTGGATATGTTGCCCCTTGTAAGTTGCTGCGAGCATGCGACGCACCGTTGAGATACGTGCATCCAGGCAATCTCAACCATTCCAGGCTGTTCCCCTTGAGATATTAAAAGGCTCAACATAAGAATCCGCTTTGCCCGTGCCGCAGGACCCCTTTCCCGTCCCTTGAGCTCTTATAAAGACATTCAAATCTCCCCAACCCGTGGCAGATGCCAGTCTCTAAACTAGAAAGTTGTATAAGTGACGTAGATTCTTGTGGCTTGTCTTGCAGATCAGTCTGTTTGCCACTCGGACATGGCGCACCGAGACAATCTGTAAGATCGGGACAAAGACACGCGAGACGAGTAGAAACCGTTCATGCCAGTTTGtctcacttcacttcatACCTATCTAGCTATCTCAATTTGACataaatttattactagAGAAAAAAATTGCCCCTTGTGTATGTATTCCCCGGATCTTAGCGCTTCTGAAATGCCGGCATCTGCATTAGCTCGCCTCGACCTAGTTTAATCGTGCTATCAGCTTGATTTATATGCATCACACGCTCTCGCCTGCATAGTCCACGTGAGCCATTGTTGCATTATGATGCTTTTACTTCTACCGCAAAAACCAACTAAGATAGGATTTGCACCATCGCTCCCTGTGTCCGTTGAGTCTCGTCATCGCGCCTTCAGCCTCCCAAGAACAAATGTCCCTGGTTCCTTGATCGTATACGCGAGTACGGCATCTAACTCAGTTGTCTCACCAAATAAACTCCAAACGCCTTCCCAGCCGCTCAGGATGCCTTTCTTGGCCCAGAACCCCCCTGGAAACACATTCCGTAGCTATACCTACATATTCTTCTTAAATGCATGTTCTGGTTTGTGTGTCGTCTCGTAATCAATGTGGACATATGCTCGCTCAATGTCTGGCAGATCCTCCAGCTTGATCTGCAGCGCCTCTGCTATATCATGGCTTTCTTGAAGTGTTTGTGTCGGGTCCATGACAATGTCCACTTCGGCGATCAGGCGAGGACCCGAGTGATACACGCGCACGGTATCGATGCCAACAACTGCGTCGTCATGTGTAACACACACATACGTGATGAGCTGCTGCGTTTCGACAGATGCAGTAACTCCGACGATGAGTAGAAATTCTCCAAAGGCGGTGTGCAACCagatggatgagatgaggacaGACAGAATGATAGCGCCCATGGGATCGATCCACCATTTCAGTTTCGCGCCACCACATGAAGTCAAGATACCAAAGCCATTGATAAAAAGATCGTTGCGGTGGTCTTGCCAAAGAATGTTGATCTGGCTATACTTATCCTTGAGTGCCCAGCAGTAGAGAAAGAGCCCGAACTTGGTGGCGAAAGCACAGCAGACAGATATAACGGCAGCAATTTTGAATTCCTTCTCTTGGACCTCCCTAGATAGTTCTTGGCAAGCAAAAGCAATGATAATGAGTGAGACAGCAATCATGAGAAAGCAGAAGACAATGTTGCCGACAGTCTCGAGGCGAGCTTTACCGGCAGGAAAACGCCGAGAATCGACATGGCGAATGGCTCGAGCCGACAAAATGAGGGTGAGGTTACTAAGAGGGTCGAATATGGAGTCAGCCATGGTggtgaagagagaaagagatccTGAAGAGATGGCAGCGTAGAGCTGAACTCCTGACAAGACAACATTGGCCGCAAAAGAGCCCCAGACAGCAATGCGAAACTTGAGTTGGTCTTCGCCATGCTGGTCACGGGCTTCGTCACGATGATCCTCAACGGACTTGAGCATGCGATCAATGGCGGCATTTTGGTTTTTGTAGAAGCCCTGCAGCTTGCGAGCCTTTGCCTTGGGGCCCATGTTGCTGGGAACAGATTTACGGCCAGGGAGGCTATCGCGCTTCCGTGAAgtgttggccttgatctgtTCCAGATCAGACTCGGTCTTGTACCCGCGGGAGAGGCCATATGGATCGCGATCGAGGCAGCTGGTTTGTCGGCGACCAGTGGCGGTGAGTTGACTCTCGACATCGGTCATATGAGATGCGCTCCTAGCGATAGTCTCATTCTCGTCAGCCATCGCAGGCTCGAAAGCTGTACTCGAGCCATTGCGGGTGGTTGATTGTCGTGAACTGCTGCGGGCACGTTCAAGAGGTTGTAGGTGAATTGCTTGTGGATGATGGACGGCGTGGTTGCTGCTATCAAGTGTCATGATACACGACTGATATAAAGAACAGGGATAGAAAGCCACAACTCGGGCGGCCAGTCTCTTGATAGAGTTGTGTCAGAGAATTGAATAAGCAATAGCGATGCTGGTGATAATGCAAGATACCTAGCTGTTCTGATGGGTAAGCAATCAATGCAGACGGGAGAGCAAGAAAAAAACCTCAGGCGGCGGTGATTTCCAGAGTCAGCTCAATAGTAAAGAGTCAGCTAAGTTACGGAGTTAGTGCTGGTTACACATGAGATGGAGTGATCGCCGGGAAGATCAAGCCTGGTCAAGTCAATCGTCCAGTCTTGCATCAATAAATAATTCGAGTTAATGATATCAGTATCGATATGTAATAGAAGCACAGCGAAAGGATACCTAGATAAGTTGCCACGGAATGGAAGTCAACTGTTGAACCAGTCATCTTCCCATGTGGACTCACTCCAATGGAAAagagtaggtacctaggtaaggtaggaaCATTGAGGAAACGTCTTTCATTGTACATCTCGTCTGTTGGTGGATTACCATTTCAAGGATGCTGATAGGTACCTCAAGGGACGGGAGGTGCATCCATTCTACCGGGCTCTCTACCTACAGCACATGAGTCTGTTGGCTGCAGCAATAGAGCACAATGGTCAACGGGCGCCCTGGACCAGTTGAAGTTAGGTTAGGTACCTGTAGTGTGAGAGAGTCGAGTTCCCCGCGCGAGCCGTAATGGCCCAACGGAGCATCGTTTCCGggtcattcattcattgTGCGAGGTTCCGAGCCCTGGCGATAGTTTCACACATGGCGCTCGAAAGGCAGACGTTGAAATCGAGTGCGGGAGACGTTGAATTATAGCTCAGACACGGCCCCGAAACGTTCTAGGAAACGGCCGGAGCTGGTTTCGGGGTCCCGTGGCTTTTAACCTCTAAGAGCGTCTGTTTCTCGGGCGTCTACGGAGCTGGGATGGATGCGGAACATGGGTCCGTCCGCCTCGAACCCCCGACACATGCGTCTTCATGCCATGGAGGACTTGGTGCCAAGACTGCAGAAGCTGAAATTATTGACCCATCAAGTCAATCTATTGGCTTTGGGTTGCGAGCTACAGTACAGCCGCATTTACCCTGTCAAGAGATAAGTGGTCGGGGGATGATATACATACACACAGTCAGCCACAAAGCAAAGCATATAATAGGACTAACATAGTCTCGCTATCTGTAAAAAGCCGAAAACAGTTACGCAGTATCGAGCGATACTGGCCATCTCGAAAACAACAGAGCTTGAAACCAGTGATACCCGTGCATCCACAGATCCTCCTCTATAGCAGCTACTCTATAGCTTGGCCTCGATCGGTTTCTGGTCTTGGCTGCTCCTTTCCAAGATCCAGTCAGTGATATCTTTGGCATATTCCTCCTGGCACAGGTCGACATGTAGCGCATGATAACCCCCCACGTACGTCTTGACGGTCTTGTCCTCGATATCTTGTTTCTGGGCGAAATCTATGGCCGCCTGGTAGCTGCACGCTTTATCGTGGTCGCCATGGCCAAGCCAAAGCGACCTGACCTCTTTACCCAGCTTCACGGAACCTGACTGAAGAGCTCCTGTGCGATCCAGGAGCGAGGCCAACCCTTCCAGTGTGCCTGTATCGTGGCACAGAGGATCTTCTTTGAAACCCTTGGCCACCTCTGGCCTTCGCGTCAGGTTGGCAACATCGAGTACGTGTTTGAGCTGAAACTTGGGAAGGATTTTACCAGCTAGTCGCCCTGCAAAGACCTTGAACGAACTTGGGACTTCCTCAGGGGCGAATCCGATGAATGGTGCCTCGAGCAACCAGCCGCGAACTTGGCTCACGAGTTTGGCATATTGAGGGTCAGCAGCAAGTGTGATGACCTCGCCGCCGCCCATAGAGTGGCCCAGAACAAAGACCGGGACATCCGAAGGCAGTTTGCTCTCAATAAAAGCGGCGATATCTGCAATGACGCGTGATGTTGGACCAGTATTTCCCTTGTCGGAGGGCTGCTTCACACTTCGGCCCCAACCTCTTTGATCGAAGCCAAATACTTGTATGCCATGCGAAGCTACGATTCGATATACGTCATTGTACCAATTGACATGATCGCTGAAGCCATGGACATGCACCAAATATGCTTTGATGGGACCTTCGGGCTGTTGACGCATCAGCCTCtgcttacttattaaagctgATCACCAATGATACTCACAGTCCAGGTCTTGGTATGGAGGCTGGCATCTGCCACCTCGAAAGTACCCTCGGTCTCGGTCGACATTGCGCTTAAGGAAGATGGATGCTTCAGGATTCCCAAGGGCAGAATATTAGTGAGCAACAAAGAACTTGGTCGTTGTAGGTTTCGGTTCAGATTTCAAGGTATTATTTTTTGTATTAACAAAATTTATCTAAGAGATCAGTCAGGACCTTATTGAGATGGTCATGCTTTGAGCCAGTTTGGGTCACATGTGACAAGCCGGTTACCGAGAGCTTAACCTGGAGTTGGTCTCATTGGTCTCTATTCCCTAACCTCAACGAGGCTTGGTTGGCGCGACAAGGACATTCTGGCTTCGTTTTACTTCTTTAGTTGCTCGATTGTGGAAATCGCCTGTATTTCGTTATCTGTCTTTTTATAACGCTGCTTCAGTTTGGTCCTTTGATCCACAACAGTACTATGAAGCCTCTATCAGTCTAAATGACTCCAGATAGGTTTTTGTTTTGATTAAggactataatatatatgaACTTTGGCCAGAAAGAAGCGAGCGTGATGATTGGTACCTGGGTACTTAACAGGGTAGAGACGAGACCTCTTATTCTCGTGTGTCACAAGATTGATAAAAACGAAATTCTTTTCTATACACGGCTGTACATACCCCCTACCACCCGTATTTTCCATTTTGGGGATTAAATAACCAGACCGGACCGACGCCAATGAAAATAAGATGCATGTCGAGTGGAGTTCTCTCTGTAGCTGCTGATAGGACAATTGCCTGTCATAGAGACTCAGACATAGATATCGGGATATATAATGTACATGATTCGTCTAATCTTTCGCCTTAACTGTGCTCCCGGACCGTATTACATCTTCTGGGAGAAGCTTGCCTGCTCTATGCCCTCTGGCTGGATTCAAGGacgcttctcctcatcctttgAGTCCCTGTTCTCTTCCTCGTGCTCAAGactatcttcttcatcgtccctTTCTAGATCatcctcgagctcctcgGCCTCTGTTATATGTGCCCGGGAGGCAGTCGAGCCACCATCCTTGGAAACCTCTCCGCCACTCATCTGCCACTCCATGAGCTTGCTAAATGCGCTGTCCTTGTCAGAGGCCAGCTGCTTGTAGCTACCGATCTCGGCCACTTTACCCTCGCTGTTGAGAACAATGATTTGGTCAGATCTTTTGATAGTAGAGAGACGGTGGGCGATAGAGATAGTGGTGTTACGGCCACGTAGGAGGCCAGCCAAAGCCTCATTGACAAGAGTCTCAGACTCCGCATCTAGCGCTGATGTAGCCTCGTCGAGAATCAGGATATCAGGATCTTTAAGAAGAGCTCGTGCGATGGCGATTCGCTGCTTTTGACCTCCAGAGAGCTGGGAGCCTCGAGCACCAACCTGGGTTTCTAACCCGTCAGGCAGATCGCTGATGAAGTTGCAGTTGGCTCTTCGAGCAGCAGAAATGATATCGAAACGGCTGGCCTGAGGCTTTCCATAGGCAATGTTCTCGGCGATAGTTCCAGAGAAGAGAACAGGTTCTTGAGAAACCATACCGATCCTCCTTCGCAGAGACTTGACGTTCATTCCAGATATATCCTGGCCATTGATGGTGATAGTTCCCGACGTCGGATTGTAGAATCGTAATAGTAAAGATGCTACTGTTGATTTGCCACCTCCTGATGGGCCAACAACACAGACATTGCTGCCTGAAGGAATTTCGAAGTCCAGTCCGTTAAAGATTCTGACAGCAGGTCGAGTAGGATAAGCGAAGCTGACATCAGTGAACTTGATTGGGCCCTGTGCTGATTTGACTCGAACACCGACTGTTTGTGGAATTCCTGGTTTGCGGTCCTGGAGCTCGAAGAGTCGGCTTGCGGCACCAACCCCTTTCATGAGCTCTGAGTAGAAACCCGACAAACCAAACAAGCTTGAACCTGCGAAAGCTGTGTACATCATGAATGAGGTGAGATCTCCGAGCGACATGGCCCCGCTGCGTACGAAGCCACCTCCAACGATGAGCATCGCAAGAATGGTCATGTTACCAGCCCAACCGGTCGAAGCAAAGAAGGTGGCAGCAATAAGTGACTCCTTCTTGCCAAGAGCAAAGATCTTCCGGATTTGATTATTGTAACGACCGATTTCCTGCACTTCACCGACAAACGCTTGACTGGTCTTGACGTTACCAAGTCGTTCCTCAGCGATCTTGGTAAGAGTACCCAAGTTCTTTTGAATCGACCTGCTGACATTTCGAATAGCGCGACCGTAGATGAAGGCTCCAACTGCGATGGGAGGGAACATAAGCAGCAAAAGACCAGTCAATTTGGGGCTTGTCCAGACCATAATAGCAAAACCTGCACCTCCACTGAAGAGGGCGCGAAGACCATCACTGAGATTCTGTGTCACAGACTTTCCAACAATAACTGTATCGGAACTGAGCCGTGAAATAAGATCTCCCACTCGGTTTGCATCGAAAAATTCAGCATCCTGGACATAAGTACGCCGATAAAGTTGAGATCGAAGTCTTGCGACCACGCGCTCGCCGACAATTCGGAGAAGGACAACTCGACCAAAGTTGGCCATAGCTCCAATAGTCAAGACAGTACCCAAACCAAAGAAGAACTGGTTCATGGTCAAGCCAAAAAGACGGACATCCTCAGATTCACCCTTGGTAGCAAGATCCAAAATTCGGCCAACAGAAAAGGGAATCAACATGGTGACACTAGAAGATATTACCAGAAAGACAAAGGCGATACCGAGCCAGCGGATTTCAGGGCGAGCAATCTTGATCAGTCGCACGATTTCATCCGTACCAGCTTTACCAGCTTGCTTTCCCTCCTTGGAGAGCTTAGCAGCCAGGTTGACCTGCGCCGCCCGAGCAGCCTTTTCGCTCTTGGTAAACTCTTGTTTGTGCTCATCTTGGGCGATAGCTCGATTAGCTTCAAGTTCGACAGGTTTCTTGGCGCCTTCTTCGACCTTGGTCTGTATTTCCTGCGATAGACGAGGTGCCGTCGAGAACTGTCGCAAGGCGTGCGAAATGGGACCAAACTGGGAGGGCCGACTGTGCGCGAGGGAAAGCTGATTACGAGGTAGGGAATTATTTGCCGATGACCGAAATGCAGCGATTGAGAACGGAGGTAGAGCGGCTTGACGGGTGCTGGAAGCGTGGAAAAGCCTCGACTGAAGAGGTAGAGCTCCGGACTTGTAGAAAGAAGCTCCTAATTGATATCGCGACGTAGCCAGAGACACTTGTGAGGGCTCGGCGAGGCGTGGGAGCAGCACACGGCGTGCTACTCCCGAGACCATTATGACGGTAGGGTAGTAGGAATTGATCAGACGGGTGCCCACTCAGCGTAGCATATTCAGGAGCGGCCCTATTATCGCTGGAGGAAAAGCAGAGGGCTCGAACCGTGAAGGAGCACTAGTGGAGAAGCTGACAGAGACGTTGACATTCACGAAAAGAATCAAAGTTGTCGAGGTTGTGATGCCGTCATTGTCGTAGCGGCATTTCTCAGCTTCCGAGTTGCGACAGCCCAGcacagtccagtccagtccggtccagtccagcccagGCGAGTCAATGGATCCGTTGCTCACAAAAAATTTGGGTGGGACCCTTGCGTTAAGACGGATGGTGTGTGTGTGCGTGTGTGTGCAGCATCCCTCGGTAGGATCTACGCGACCACGGCTTCAATTGATCCGAACTGGACCGAATGCTCTCGGATCCAACATGAGCACCATGACGAATTCAACCTGATAATCACCCGGGCCGAAAGAGAAGCACTTCAGTTATCTAGGTTCAGTTATAGCAATTCTTATATGGCCAACAAACATTTGTTACATAGTGGTTAGCAGATTGGACGCTTCTGTTACCACGAGACTGCGACCAGTATTGGTACCTCTTCCCACACCATCCCCCTACTCAACAAGACGAAATAATtcactatacttaataatacaCTAGACTAGTATTAATGTGCCGATTGTTCCCAGCAACCTATTAGTCCAACCTGAACTGTTCGCACGAACATAGCATATTAGCAAACCCCAAACTGGCAAGCTAAATGACCCCCCAACTTGTTGATAACATATGATCCGGTTATGATTGAGGCTGTCCCTTCAGCATTTCAGCAACGTCAGCATCgatgccatcatcaccacctaGATCAGGAAATTCTTCAGTGTCGACACGGCGGCGCTTATTCGACCCATTGGCTGAGATTGGTAATGACTGATACGAgggtgcttcttcttcttctttgtcttcagAAGTAGtagtagcagcagcagcagcaggagggGAAGGGACCGGAGACATAGAAGGAGCTGCAACAGGCTCTCCCTCTGGTGTCAATGCCTCAGGGGTAGGTGCTTCGAATGGTTCAAATGCCGGCGGAGTCAATGCCTCAATCTCTGGTCTGTCTGGCTCTGGGGGCGTAACTGAAGAGTCCCCTTGTCCTGGAGAACCATTGCTGTCCGCCGGGCCCAGTGCTCTCATGATGCCAACCTCGACTTGGTGCTTCTTGTCTTCAATTTCAGCCTTTCGGGATGTCAGTTGAGCCGCAGCAGACCTCTCGTTCTCCAATGCAGCACGATTAGCGTTGAGAAGTGATTCCAGACCAGAAACAAGGCCTTCTCTTGCTTTGACACACTCGGCAACTGCACTCTCGGCGTTGGCCAACGTTTTGAGGAGGCCATTCAACCGAGCTGCATAAACTGGAGCAGAGGGAACAGGTGTAGATGGGTCAGTTTGCTTCTCATACTCTTGGTCTGCTGATGTGATCGTGGTCTTGAGAGGAGTGCTCAATTTGTTGACTTTCTGGTGAGCAGTGACCAGAGGTGCAAATTCCGACGGAATAGAAGTAGCAGTGCTAGTACTACCGAATGGAGAACCGCCAAATCCGGGCTTGGACATACCCCGGGCCTTGTCGAGATCTGAGTGAATGGTCAGTCACCAGCCTTTTGGACCAGTTCAGGTACTCACCTCCAATGCGGGCATCGATTGCGGATTGGATTGGTGCTTCAAAGATCGAGCGATCTCTCCAAACGTCTATAACACGTTTCAATTTCGCCTGCAGCTCTGCTGGTGCTCCCTTGTAAGCGACGGAAACAGCCTCAGCAATCACCGGTGCGAAGGCGATAATAAAGTCATCCTTGTGTCGGATTTTAGACTGTTGGGCCACCT
This genomic window contains:
- a CDS encoding hypothetical protein (EggNog:ENOG41~BUSCO:EOG092638EN~MEROPS:MER0036114): MSTETEGTFEVADASLHTKTWTPEGPIKAYLVHVHGFSDHVNWYNDVYRIVASHGIQVFGFDQRGWGRSVKQPSDKGNTGPTSRVIADIAAFIESKLPSDVPVFVLGHSMGGGEVITLAADPQYAKLVSQVRGWLLEAPFIGFAPEEVPSSFKVFAGRLAGKILPKFQLKHVLDVANLTRRPEVAKGFKEDPLCHDTGTLEGLASLLDRTGALQSGSVKLGKEVRSLWLGHGDHDKACSYQAAIDFAQKQDIEDKTVKTYVGGYHALHVDLCQEEYAKDITDWILERSSQDQKPIEAKL
- a CDS encoding hypothetical protein (EggNog:ENOG41), whose protein sequence is MAYNDDSVLARLSSLNESHDSIATAAQWIMFHRRHAERTVQLWMQRLKDSSSTKRLSLVYLANEVAQQSKIRHKDDFIIAFAPVIAEAVSVAYKGAPAELQAKLKRVIDVWRDRSIFEAPIQSAIDARIGDLDKARGMSKPGFGGSPFGSTSTATSIPSEFAPLVTAHQKVNKLSTPLKTTITSADQEYEKQTDPSTPVPSAPVYAARLNGLLKTLANAESAVAECVKAREGLVSGLESLLNANRAALENERSAAAQLTSRKAEIEDKKHQVEVGIMRALGPADSNGSPGQGDSSVTPPEPDRPEIEALTPPAFEPFEAPTPEALTPEGEPVAAPSMSPVPSPPAAAAATTTSEDKEEEEAPSYQSLPISANGSNKRRRVDTEEFPDLGGDDGIDADVAEMLKGQPQS
- the MDR2 gene encoding multidrug-resistance transporter mdr2 (EggNog:ENOG41), whose protein sequence is MVSGVARRVLLPRLAEPSQVSLATSRYQLGASFYKSGALPLQSRLFHASSTRQAALPPFSIAAFRSSANNSLPRNQLSLAHSRPSQFGPISHALRQFSTAPRLSQEIQTKVEEGAKKPVELEANRAIAQDEHKQEFTKSEKAARAAQVNLAAKLSKEGKQAGKAGTDEIVRLIKIARPEIRWLGIAFVFLVISSSVTMLIPFSVGRILDLATKGESEDVRLFGLTMNQFFFGLGTVLTIGAMANFGRVVLLRIVGERVVARLRSQLYRRTYVQDAEFFDANRVGDLISRLSSDTVIVGKSVTQNLSDGLRALFSGGAGFAIMVWTSPKLTGLLLLMFPPIAVGAFIYGRAIRNVSRSIQKNLGTLTKIAEERLGNVKTSQAFVGEVQEIGRYNNQIRKIFALGKKESLIAATFFASTGWAGNMTILAMLIVGGGFVRSGAMSLGDLTSFMMYTAFAGSSLFGLSGFYSELMKGVGAASRLFELQDRKPGIPQTVGVRVKSAQGPIKFTDVSFAYPTRPAVRIFNGLDFEIPSGSNVCVVGPSGGGKSTVASLLLRFYNPTSGTITINGQDISGMNVKSLRRRIGMVSQEPVLFSGTIAENIAYGKPQASRFDIISAARRANCNFISDLPDGLETQVGARGSQLSGGQKQRIAIARALLKDPDILILDEATSALDAESETLVNEALAGLLRGRNTTISIAHRLSTIKRSDQIIVLNSEGKVAEIGSYKQLASDKDSAFSKLMEWQMSGGEVSKDGGSTASRAHITEAEELEDDLERDDEEDSLEHEEENRDSKDEEKRP